One genomic window of Streptomyces sp. NBC_01276 includes the following:
- the mca gene encoding mycothiol conjugate amidase Mca, whose translation MTEQLRLMAVHAHPDDESSKGAATMAKYVSEGVPVLVVTCTGGERGSVLNPKLQGDKYIEENIHEVRAKEMDEAREILGIEQEWLGYVDSGLPEGDPLPPLPEGCFALADVEEAAGELVKKIRAFKPQVITTYDENGGYPHPDHIMTHKVTMVAFDGAADTEKFPEAEYGAAHQPQKLYYNQGFNKPRTIALHEALLSRGLESPYGEWLERWKEFERKERTLTTHVPCADFFEIRDKALIAHATQIDPDGGWFRVPMEIQKEVWPTEEYELAKSLVDTSLPESDLFAGIRENA comes from the coding sequence TTGACCGAGCAGCTTCGACTGATGGCCGTCCACGCCCACCCCGACGACGAGTCGAGCAAGGGCGCGGCCACGATGGCCAAGTACGTGTCCGAGGGCGTCCCCGTGCTGGTGGTGACCTGCACCGGTGGTGAGCGCGGCTCCGTGCTGAACCCCAAGCTCCAGGGGGACAAGTACATCGAGGAGAACATCCACGAGGTCCGCGCCAAGGAGATGGACGAGGCCCGCGAGATCCTCGGCATCGAGCAGGAGTGGCTCGGCTACGTCGACTCCGGCCTGCCCGAGGGCGACCCGCTGCCGCCGCTGCCCGAGGGCTGCTTCGCGCTCGCGGACGTCGAGGAGGCCGCCGGTGAGCTGGTGAAGAAGATCCGCGCCTTCAAGCCGCAGGTCATCACCACGTACGACGAGAACGGCGGCTACCCCCACCCCGACCACATCATGACCCACAAGGTCACGATGGTCGCCTTCGACGGCGCGGCCGACACCGAGAAGTTCCCGGAGGCCGAGTACGGCGCCGCCCACCAGCCGCAGAAGCTCTACTACAACCAGGGCTTCAACAAGCCGCGCACCATCGCCCTGCACGAGGCCCTCCTCTCGCGCGGCCTGGAATCCCCCTACGGCGAGTGGCTGGAGCGGTGGAAGGAGTTCGAGCGCAAGGAGCGGACCCTGACCACCCACGTGCCCTGCGCCGACTTCTTCGAGATCCGTGACAAGGCGCTCATCGCGCACGCCACGCAGATCGACCCCGACGGCGGCTGGTTCCGCGTTCCCATGGAGATCCAGAAGGAGGTCTGGCCCACCGAGGAGTACGAGCTGGCGAAGTCGCTCGTCGACACTTCCCTCCCCGAGTCCGACCTCTTCGCGGGCATCCGGGAGAATGCGTAG
- a CDS encoding DUF4307 domain-containing protein has protein sequence MSAVREGLPEGRYGRSADERADRKLKVVGSVLGVGLLAAVGWIGWDYVGGQSVSAEVIKFQIVSDSEVKVHLEVRKEASVTGVCTLISQDKEHGEVGRADFTFAQRDSRVDELVTLKTTGRATMIELVGCQATASAG, from the coding sequence ATGAGCGCGGTGCGCGAAGGGCTCCCGGAGGGCCGGTACGGCCGGTCGGCGGACGAGCGTGCGGACCGGAAGCTCAAGGTCGTCGGGTCGGTGCTCGGTGTCGGGCTGCTGGCCGCCGTCGGGTGGATCGGCTGGGACTACGTCGGCGGGCAGTCCGTCAGCGCCGAGGTGATCAAGTTCCAGATCGTGTCGGACTCCGAGGTCAAGGTGCACCTGGAGGTCCGCAAGGAGGCCTCGGTCACCGGCGTCTGCACCCTCATCTCCCAGGACAAGGAGCACGGCGAGGTGGGCCGGGCGGACTTCACCTTCGCGCAGCGCGACAGCCGGGTGGACGAGCTGGTCACGCTGAAGACCACCGGCCGGGCCACGATGATCGAGCTCGTCGGCTGCCAGGCGACGGCCTCCGCCGGCTGA
- the greA gene encoding transcription elongation factor GreA, with amino-acid sequence MTQTSESVTWLTQAAYDQLKAELDYLSGPARTEIAMKIAAAREEGDLRENGGYHAAKEEQGKQELRVRQLTQLLENAKVGTAPAAEGVVAPGTLVTIAFDGDEDDTLEFLLASREYASSDFETYSPQSPLGSGVLGKKVGEDAEYELPNGKKAAVRILAVKPFTG; translated from the coding sequence GTGACCCAGACGAGCGAGAGCGTCACCTGGCTGACCCAGGCGGCGTACGACCAGCTGAAGGCCGAGCTGGACTACCTCTCTGGTCCTGCCCGCACGGAGATCGCGATGAAGATCGCGGCCGCCCGGGAAGAGGGGGACCTCCGGGAGAACGGCGGTTACCACGCGGCCAAGGAGGAGCAGGGCAAGCAGGAGCTCCGCGTCCGGCAGCTCACCCAGCTCCTGGAGAACGCGAAGGTCGGCACCGCGCCCGCCGCGGAGGGCGTGGTCGCCCCCGGCACGCTGGTGACGATCGCGTTCGACGGCGACGAGGACGACACGCTGGAGTTCCTGCTGGCCTCCCGCGAGTACGCGTCCTCGGACTTCGAGACCTACTCCCCGCAGTCCCCGCTGGGCAGCGGTGTGCTGGGCAAGAAGGTCGGCGAGGACGCCGAGTACGAGCTCCCGAACGGCAAGAAGGCCGCGGTCAGGATCCTGGCCGTCAAGCCCTTCACCGGCTGA
- a CDS encoding ABC transporter permease — protein sequence MTITSRAAEPVSPRPRGGAVRSVRDSLVIAKRNLIRMSRIPEMIIFGVIQPVMFVVLFSYVFGGSIAVGGSTSPAAYREFLMAGIFAQTVTFATAGAGAGIADDMHKGLIDRFRSLPMARGAVLTGRTLADLVQTSLTLVVLAVVALLVGWRTHTGFVEVISGFALLLLLGYAFSWIGALIGLSVRTPEAATSGGLIWLFPLTFISNAFVPSDNMPPFLRHIAEWNPFSATVQAARELFGNLPEGYPVPDAWPMQHPVLASVLWSVLIVVVFRTLAVRKYRSATA from the coding sequence GTGACCATCACCTCCCGGGCCGCGGAACCCGTGTCCCCCCGCCCCCGCGGTGGCGCCGTCCGGAGCGTGCGCGACTCCCTGGTGATCGCCAAGCGGAACCTCATCCGGATGTCCCGGATCCCCGAGATGATCATCTTCGGCGTCATCCAGCCGGTGATGTTCGTCGTCCTGTTCAGCTACGTCTTCGGCGGCTCCATCGCCGTCGGCGGCAGCACCTCACCGGCCGCCTACCGCGAGTTCCTGATGGCCGGCATCTTCGCCCAGACCGTCACCTTCGCCACCGCCGGCGCGGGCGCCGGCATCGCGGACGACATGCACAAGGGCCTCATCGACCGCTTCCGCTCCCTGCCCATGGCCCGTGGCGCGGTGCTGACCGGCCGCACCCTCGCCGACCTCGTCCAGACCTCCCTCACCCTGGTCGTCCTGGCGGTCGTGGCCCTGCTCGTCGGCTGGCGCACCCACACGGGCTTCGTCGAGGTGATCTCCGGCTTCGCCCTGCTGCTCCTGCTCGGCTACGCCTTCTCCTGGATCGGCGCCCTGATCGGCCTGTCGGTGCGCACCCCGGAGGCGGCCACCTCGGGCGGGCTGATCTGGCTGTTCCCGCTCACGTTCATCTCGAACGCCTTCGTCCCCTCCGACAACATGCCGCCCTTCCTGCGGCACATCGCGGAGTGGAACCCCTTCAGCGCGACCGTCCAGGCGGCCCGCGAACTGTTCGGCAACCTCCCCGAGGGCTACCCGGTCCCCGACGCCTGGCCCATGCAGCACCCGGTCCTCGCGTCGGTCCTGTGGTCGGTGCTCATCGTCGTGGTGTTCCGCACCCTCGCGGTCCGCAAGTACCGCTCGGCGACCGCCTGA
- a CDS encoding ATP-binding cassette domain-containing protein — protein MPGAIYAEGLVKTFGDVRALDGVDLDVPEGTVLGLLGPNGAGKTTTVRVLTTLLQPDHGRALVAGIDVLKHPDEVRRSIGLSGQFAAVDEYLTGRENLQMVGRLYQMTGKAAKARAAELLERFNLADAADRTAKTYSGGMRRRLDLAAALVVRPPVMFMDEPTTGLDPRNRQALWDVIEELVAGGTTLLLTTQYLEEADRLAHDIAVVDSGKVIARGTSDQLKAQTGGERVEVVVHERDHIATARAVLAGFGKGEATVEEHTRKLTVPVSGGAKLLAEVIRELDARGIEIDDIGLRRPTLDDVFISLTGHAAELAADEDAATGGAAGAAGARKEAAK, from the coding sequence ATGCCAGGCGCCATTTACGCCGAAGGCCTGGTCAAGACCTTCGGCGACGTACGGGCTCTGGACGGCGTGGACCTCGATGTCCCCGAAGGCACCGTGCTGGGGCTCCTCGGCCCCAACGGCGCCGGCAAGACCACGACCGTCCGCGTCCTGACCACCCTCCTCCAGCCCGACCACGGCCGGGCCCTCGTCGCGGGGATCGACGTCCTCAAGCACCCCGACGAGGTCCGCCGCTCCATAGGCCTCTCCGGCCAGTTCGCCGCCGTCGACGAGTACCTCACCGGCCGCGAGAACCTCCAGATGGTCGGCCGGCTCTACCAGATGACGGGCAAGGCGGCGAAGGCCCGCGCCGCCGAACTCCTGGAGCGCTTCAACCTCGCCGACGCCGCCGACCGCACCGCCAAGACCTACTCCGGCGGCATGCGCAGGCGCCTCGACCTCGCCGCCGCCCTCGTCGTGCGCCCGCCCGTGATGTTCATGGACGAGCCGACCACCGGCCTCGACCCCCGCAACCGGCAGGCCCTGTGGGACGTCATCGAGGAACTCGTCGCCGGCGGCACCACCCTGCTGCTCACCACCCAGTACCTGGAAGAGGCCGACCGCCTCGCCCACGACATCGCCGTGGTCGACAGCGGCAAGGTCATCGCCCGGGGCACCTCCGACCAGCTCAAGGCCCAGACGGGCGGCGAGCGGGTGGAGGTCGTCGTCCACGAACGCGACCACATCGCCACCGCGCGCGCCGTCCTCGCCGGCTTCGGCAAGGGAGAGGCCACGGTCGAGGAGCACACGCGCAAGCTCACCGTCCCGGTCTCGGGCGGCGCCAAACTGCTCGCCGAGGTCATCCGCGAGCTGGACGCCCGGGGCATCGAGATCGACGACATCGGTCTGCGCCGCCCCACCCTGGACGACGTCTTCATCTCCCTCACCGGCCACGCGGCCGAGCTGGCCGCGGACGAGGACGCCGCCACCGGCGGCGCCGCCGGGGCCGCGGGCGCCCGCAAGGAGGCGGCGAAGTGA
- the ilvA gene encoding threonine ammonia-lyase — MNYRVPQPVPQVILDDVRGAQKMLSGVSRVTAMEGSRHLSALTGSPVHLKCENLQRTGSFKLRGAYVRIAGLRPEQRAAGVVAASAGNHAQGVALASSLLGVRSTVFMPVGAPLPKVAATEEYGAEVRLHGQVVDETLAAAQEYADRTGAVFIHPFDHRDVIAGQGTVGLEILEQCPEVRTILVGIGGGGLAAGVAVAVKALRPDVKVIGVQAAGAAAYPPSLRAGHPVSIDNPTTMADGIKVGRPGDVPFAIIGELLDDVRTVSEDALSSALLLCLERAKLVVEPAGCAPVAALLSEPERYGGGPVVAVLSGGNIDPLLLQRILRFGMAAAGRYLSLRLRVSDRPGALAGLLGVLTTVDANVLDVSHVRTDPRLGLTEVEVELHLETKGPEHCTQVARTLHGAGYTVVG, encoded by the coding sequence ATGAACTACCGCGTGCCCCAGCCCGTCCCGCAGGTCATCCTCGACGACGTCAGGGGTGCCCAGAAGATGCTCTCGGGCGTCTCCCGGGTGACGGCGATGGAGGGCAGCCGGCACCTGTCGGCCCTCACCGGGTCCCCGGTCCACCTCAAGTGCGAGAACCTCCAGCGGACCGGCTCCTTCAAACTGCGCGGGGCGTACGTGCGCATCGCGGGCCTGCGCCCCGAACAGCGCGCGGCGGGCGTCGTCGCCGCCAGCGCGGGCAACCACGCGCAGGGCGTGGCCCTCGCCTCCTCCCTGCTCGGGGTCCGCTCCACGGTGTTCATGCCCGTCGGCGCCCCGCTGCCGAAGGTGGCCGCGACCGAGGAGTACGGCGCGGAGGTGCGCCTGCACGGCCAGGTCGTCGACGAGACCCTCGCCGCGGCGCAGGAGTACGCGGACCGCACCGGGGCGGTGTTCATCCACCCCTTCGACCACCGCGACGTCATCGCGGGCCAGGGCACGGTGGGCCTGGAGATCCTGGAGCAGTGCCCCGAGGTGCGCACGATCCTCGTCGGCATCGGCGGCGGCGGGCTCGCCGCCGGAGTCGCCGTCGCGGTCAAGGCGCTGCGCCCGGACGTGAAGGTCATCGGGGTGCAGGCGGCGGGGGCGGCCGCCTACCCGCCCTCGCTCCGGGCCGGGCACCCGGTGTCCATCGACAACCCGACGACGATGGCGGACGGCATCAAGGTCGGCCGCCCCGGCGACGTCCCCTTCGCGATCATCGGGGAGCTGCTGGACGACGTGCGGACGGTGTCGGAGGACGCCCTCTCCTCGGCCCTGCTGCTCTGCCTGGAGCGGGCCAAGCTGGTCGTCGAGCCGGCCGGCTGCGCTCCGGTGGCCGCCCTGCTGAGCGAGCCCGAACGCTACGGGGGCGGCCCGGTCGTCGCCGTCCTGTCCGGCGGCAACATCGACCCGCTGCTGCTCCAGCGGATCCTGCGGTTCGGGATGGCGGCGGCCGGGCGGTACCTGTCGCTGCGGCTGCGCGTGAGCGACCGGCCGGGTGCCCTGGCGGGCCTGCTGGGGGTGCTGACCACGGTGGACGCCAACGTCCTGGACGTCAGCCACGTACGTACCGACCCGCGCCTGGGGCTCACCGAGGTCGAGGTGGAGCTGCACCTGGAGACGAAGGGGCCCGAGCACTGCACGCAGGTCGCCCGCACCCTGCACGGCGCGGGCTACACGGTCGTCGGCTGA
- a CDS encoding MarR family winged helix-turn-helix transcriptional regulator yields MPSIPASSDLPAAAEAPAGSGLLDALQHQVAVFARRAEQTRLGGVGQARNSMDRAAYLLLNRLDLEGPMGVKALAGGMGIDSSTVTRQVAPLVDTGLVKRTSHPEDGRAVVLALSARGLARLEEVRSSRRELMARVTEGWAEEEREAFTTLLTRFNLSLSELMAAAAEGGPAS; encoded by the coding sequence ATGCCCTCCATCCCGGCCAGTTCCGACCTGCCCGCGGCGGCCGAAGCGCCCGCCGGATCCGGTCTCCTCGACGCGCTCCAGCACCAGGTGGCCGTCTTCGCCCGGCGGGCCGAGCAGACCCGCCTCGGCGGTGTCGGCCAGGCCCGCAACTCGATGGACCGGGCCGCGTACCTGCTGCTGAACCGGCTCGACCTGGAGGGCCCGATGGGCGTGAAGGCGCTGGCGGGCGGGATGGGCATCGACTCGTCCACCGTGACCCGGCAGGTCGCCCCGCTCGTCGACACCGGCCTGGTCAAGCGGACCTCGCACCCCGAGGACGGCCGGGCCGTCGTGCTCGCGCTGTCGGCGCGGGGCCTGGCGCGGCTGGAGGAGGTCCGCTCCTCGCGGCGCGAGCTGATGGCGCGGGTGACCGAGGGGTGGGCGGAGGAGGAGCGCGAGGCGTTCACGACGCTGCTGACCCGCTTCAACCTGTCGCTGTCCGAGCTGATGGCCGCGGCGGCCGAGGGCGGCCCGGCCTCCTGA
- a CDS encoding sigma factor-like helix-turn-helix DNA-binding protein — translation MDRRSGRDPEFEAFVAGAAGRLLHVAVLLTAEPLSGAPAGAPGGASAGAPAGASTAAPAARRILAGALARTYAHWERLRGDDPYDHTRQELCAAYARTARRLPPGTGVLARLNPLERLVLVMRVYEGVAEEVTAAQLGLTPERVEAVCNRAVATMRAPAQEAA, via the coding sequence GTGGACCGGCGTTCAGGGCGCGACCCGGAGTTCGAGGCCTTCGTCGCGGGCGCGGCGGGGCGGCTCCTGCACGTCGCGGTCCTGCTGACGGCCGAACCCCTGTCGGGAGCACCGGCGGGGGCGCCCGGCGGGGCATCGGCCGGGGCGCCCGCGGGCGCGTCCACGGCGGCGCCCGCCGCGCGCCGGATCCTGGCCGGGGCGCTGGCGCGTACGTACGCGCACTGGGAGCGGCTGCGCGGCGACGACCCGTACGACCACACCCGCCAGGAGCTGTGCGCGGCCTACGCCCGCACCGCCCGGCGGCTGCCCCCGGGCACCGGGGTGCTCGCCCGGCTGAACCCGCTGGAGCGGCTCGTCCTGGTGATGCGGGTCTACGAGGGTGTCGCCGAGGAAGTCACGGCCGCGCAGCTGGGCCTGACGCCGGAGCGGGTCGAGGCCGTCTGCAACCGGGCGGTGGCCACCATGCGCGCCCCCGCACAGGAGGCCGCATGA
- a CDS encoding cystathionine gamma-synthase yields MSDDSHEHQSFETRAIHAGNTADPRTGAVVPPIYQVSTYKQDGVGGLREGYEYSRSGNPTRTALEENLAALEGGRRGLAFASGLAAEDCLLRTLLSPGDHVVIPNDAYGGTFRLFAKVVSRWGVEWSVADTSDADSVRAALTPKTKLIWVETPSNPLLGITDIEMIAGIARSAGARLVVDNTFASPYLQQPLALGADVVVHSLTKYMGGHSDVVGGALVTADEALGEELAYHQNAMGAVAGPFDSWVVLRGIKTLAVRMDRHAENAAKIVEVLKRHPKVTKVLYPGLPEHPGHEIAAKQMRNFGGMVSFQVAGGEEEAVAVCGRTRIFTLAESLGGVESLIEHPGRMTHASVAGSALEVPADLIRVSVGIENADDLIADLTQALG; encoded by the coding sequence ATGAGCGACGACAGCCACGAGCACCAGAGCTTCGAGACCCGCGCGATCCACGCGGGCAACACGGCGGACCCGCGGACCGGCGCGGTCGTGCCCCCGATCTACCAGGTGTCCACGTACAAGCAGGACGGTGTGGGCGGACTGCGCGAAGGCTACGAGTACAGCCGCAGCGGCAACCCCACCCGTACCGCGCTGGAGGAGAACCTCGCGGCGCTGGAGGGCGGCCGGCGCGGCCTCGCCTTCGCGTCCGGGCTCGCCGCCGAGGACTGCCTGCTGCGCACGCTGCTCTCCCCGGGCGACCACGTGGTCATCCCCAACGACGCCTACGGCGGCACCTTCCGCCTCTTCGCGAAGGTCGTCTCCCGCTGGGGCGTGGAGTGGTCGGTGGCCGACACCTCCGACGCGGACTCCGTGCGGGCGGCCCTGACCCCGAAGACCAAGCTCATCTGGGTCGAGACCCCCTCGAACCCGCTGCTCGGCATCACCGACATCGAGATGATCGCCGGCATCGCGCGCTCGGCGGGCGCCAGGCTGGTCGTGGACAACACCTTCGCGTCCCCCTACCTCCAGCAGCCCCTCGCGCTCGGCGCCGACGTGGTCGTGCACTCGCTGACCAAGTACATGGGCGGCCACTCCGACGTCGTCGGCGGCGCGCTCGTCACCGCCGACGAGGCCCTCGGCGAGGAACTCGCCTACCACCAGAACGCGATGGGCGCGGTCGCCGGGCCCTTCGACTCCTGGGTCGTGCTGCGCGGCATCAAGACCCTCGCCGTGCGCATGGACCGGCACGCGGAGAACGCAGCGAAGATCGTCGAGGTGCTCAAGCGCCACCCGAAGGTCACCAAGGTCCTCTACCCGGGCCTGCCCGAGCACCCGGGCCACGAGATCGCCGCCAAGCAGATGCGCAACTTCGGCGGCATGGTCTCCTTCCAGGTCGCCGGCGGCGAGGAGGAGGCCGTGGCGGTCTGCGGCCGGACCAGGATCTTCACCCTCGCCGAGTCCCTCGGCGGCGTCGAGTCCCTCATCGAGCACCCGGGCCGGATGACCCACGCCTCGGTGGCCGGCTCGGCCCTGGAGGTCCCGGCGGACCTGATCCGCGTCTCCGTCGGCATCGAGAACGCCGACGACCTCATCGCGGACCTCACCCAGGCCCTGGGCTAG
- the msrA gene encoding peptide-methionine (S)-S-oxide reductase MsrA yields MFSYRRTPELPTREEALKGRAHAQFSLPERHTVLGNPLAGPYPAHLEVADFGLGCFWGAERKFWQTPGVWTTLAGYQGGFTENPEYEEVCSGQTGHTEVVRVVFDPALVSYETLLKLFWESHDPTQGFRQGNDVGTQYRSALYTHSPAQQATAEASRDAYQRVLTSSGYGEITTAVLPASDRPFWPAEPYHQQYLDKNPAGYCGIGGTGVSCPIGIAGAPAE; encoded by the coding sequence ATGTTCTCGTACCGCCGCACGCCCGAGCTGCCCACCCGCGAGGAGGCCCTGAAGGGCCGCGCCCACGCGCAGTTCTCCCTGCCCGAGCGCCACACGGTCCTCGGCAACCCGCTCGCCGGCCCCTACCCGGCGCACCTGGAGGTCGCCGACTTCGGCCTCGGCTGTTTCTGGGGCGCGGAGCGCAAGTTCTGGCAGACCCCGGGGGTGTGGACCACCCTCGCCGGCTACCAGGGCGGCTTCACCGAGAACCCGGAGTACGAGGAGGTGTGCTCGGGGCAGACCGGCCACACCGAGGTCGTCCGGGTGGTCTTCGACCCGGCGCTGGTCTCCTACGAGACGCTCCTGAAGCTGTTCTGGGAGTCCCACGACCCCACGCAGGGCTTCCGCCAGGGCAACGACGTCGGCACCCAGTACCGCTCGGCGCTCTACACCCACTCCCCCGCCCAGCAGGCCACGGCGGAGGCCTCCCGCGACGCCTACCAGCGGGTCCTCACCTCCTCCGGCTACGGCGAGATCACCACGGCCGTCCTCCCGGCCTCGGACCGCCCCTTCTGGCCGGCGGAGCCGTACCACCAGCAGTACCTCGACAAGAACCCGGCGGGCTACTGCGGCATCGGCGGTACGGGCGTCTCCTGCCCGATCGGCATCGCCGGGGCGCCCGCGGAATGA
- a CDS encoding NAD(P)-dependent alcohol dehydrogenase, translating to MSVTQVAAYAAPAPKAPLERTTVPRRPVGEHDVLIDIKYAGICHSDIHQARDGWGEGIFPMVPGHEIAGVVAEVGPGVTRFAVGDRVGVGCIVDSCRACEQCLAGQEQYCAEGITGTYNAVDRNGEPTYGGYSTHVVVDENYTLRIPDGLALDVAAPLLCAGITLYSPLRHWQAGPGKKVAVVGLGGLGHMGVKIANALGAEVTVLSQSLRKKEDGLRLGASHYYATSDGTTFEKLVGSFDLILSTVSAPLPLDEYLRLLKVGGAFVNVGAPEEPVALNLFSVIGGRKTLAGSMIGGIAETQEMLDFCAGHGLGAEIEVIAAEQVNEAYERVLASDVRYRFVIDAATI from the coding sequence ATGTCCGTCACCCAGGTCGCCGCCTACGCCGCCCCCGCCCCCAAGGCCCCGCTGGAGCGCACCACCGTGCCGCGCCGCCCTGTGGGCGAGCACGACGTCCTCATCGACATCAAGTACGCCGGCATCTGCCACTCCGACATCCACCAGGCCCGCGACGGCTGGGGCGAGGGCATCTTCCCCATGGTCCCGGGCCACGAGATCGCCGGCGTCGTCGCCGAAGTCGGCCCGGGCGTCACCAGGTTCGCGGTCGGGGACCGGGTGGGCGTCGGCTGCATCGTCGACAGCTGCCGCGCGTGCGAGCAGTGCCTCGCCGGCCAGGAGCAGTACTGCGCCGAGGGCATCACGGGCACGTACAACGCCGTCGACAGGAACGGCGAGCCCACGTACGGCGGTTACTCCACCCACGTCGTCGTCGACGAGAACTACACCCTCCGCATCCCCGACGGCCTCGCCCTCGACGTCGCCGCGCCGCTGCTGTGCGCCGGCATCACCCTCTACTCCCCGCTGCGCCACTGGCAGGCGGGCCCCGGCAAGAAGGTCGCCGTCGTCGGCCTCGGCGGCCTCGGCCACATGGGCGTGAAGATCGCGAACGCACTCGGCGCGGAGGTCACCGTCCTCTCGCAGAGCCTGCGCAAGAAGGAGGACGGCCTGCGGCTGGGCGCCTCCCACTACTACGCGACGAGCGACGGGACCACCTTCGAGAAGCTCGTCGGCAGCTTCGACCTGATCCTCTCCACCGTCTCGGCGCCGCTCCCGCTGGACGAGTACCTGCGCCTGCTGAAGGTCGGCGGCGCGTTCGTGAACGTCGGCGCCCCGGAGGAGCCGGTCGCGCTGAACCTGTTCTCCGTCATCGGCGGCCGCAAGACCCTCGCCGGCTCGATGATCGGCGGCATCGCCGAGACCCAGGAGATGCTGGACTTCTGCGCCGGGCACGGTCTGGGCGCCGAGATCGAGGTGATCGCCGCCGAGCAGGTCAACGAGGCGTACGAGCGGGTGCTGGCCAGCGACGTCCGCTACCGCTTCGTCATCGACGCCGCGACGATCTGA
- a CDS encoding helix-turn-helix transcriptional regulator, whose translation MDHLDQRAELGEFLRTRRARLRPEDVGLPDYGRHRRVPGLRREELAQLAGVSVAYYTRLEQGHGQNVSAEVLDAIARALRLDGAESAHLNHLASPRTRNRRSRARRPQQVRPGLRSLLEAMDGVPAYLVGRRQDVIGWNPLAAAVFGDFGALPPAERNLVRLVFLDPATAELYAEWECRACEVVSNLRMYAGQFPDDEQLSALVGELSVKNEEFRRLWAAHTVADNKTHGVKRLRHPLVGELSLSFETLTLPDDPAQFLVTYHAEPGSPSADALRMLSSWTAPSPSAAASAASTSATSAAAEQPG comes from the coding sequence ATGGACCACCTTGATCAGCGTGCCGAACTGGGAGAGTTCCTGCGGACCCGCCGGGCCCGTCTGCGCCCGGAGGACGTGGGCCTGCCCGACTACGGGCGCCACCGCCGGGTACCGGGGCTGCGCCGTGAGGAGCTGGCCCAGCTGGCCGGGGTTTCGGTGGCGTACTACACGCGCCTGGAGCAGGGGCACGGCCAGAACGTGTCCGCCGAGGTGCTGGACGCCATCGCGCGGGCGCTGCGCCTGGACGGCGCGGAGTCGGCGCACCTGAACCACCTGGCGAGCCCGCGGACCCGCAACCGGCGCAGCCGGGCCCGGCGGCCGCAGCAGGTCCGGCCGGGGCTGCGTTCGCTGCTGGAGGCGATGGACGGGGTGCCGGCGTACCTGGTGGGGCGGCGGCAGGACGTCATCGGCTGGAACCCGCTCGCCGCGGCGGTCTTCGGGGACTTCGGGGCGCTGCCGCCGGCCGAGCGGAACCTGGTGCGGCTGGTGTTCCTGGATCCGGCGACGGCGGAGCTGTACGCGGAGTGGGAGTGCAGGGCGTGCGAGGTGGTCAGCAACCTGCGCATGTACGCCGGCCAGTTCCCGGACGACGAGCAGCTCTCGGCGCTGGTGGGTGAGCTGTCGGTGAAGAACGAGGAGTTCCGGCGGCTGTGGGCGGCGCACACGGTGGCGGACAACAAGACGCACGGGGTGAAGCGGCTGCGGCACCCGCTGGTGGGTGAGCTGTCGCTGTCGTTCGAGACGCTGACGCTGCCCGACGACCCGGCGCAGTTCCTGGTGACGTACCACGCAGAGCCGGGCTCGCCCTCGGCGGACGCGTTGCGGATGCTGTCGTCCTGGACTGCGCCGTCGCCGAGCGCCGCCGCGTCGGCGGCGTCCACGTCGGCCACGTCGGCGGCGGCCGAGCAGCCGGGCTGA